A stretch of the bacterium genome encodes the following:
- a CDS encoding MFS transporter produces MPAWLSELVWIVVLLVVVGLVMARLPKIELGHSPAFMARRRWNWLPLGLTYAFLYMGRYNLTVAKSAFENLPAIGGGSMMGNNAFGLIFGVGTVVYGFSFILNGPLTDRLGGRFSILAGAMGAAVANIAMGLVTWSLLKDGPGSAYFAAHFIPVFAVLYAVNMYFQSFGAVAIVKVNAAWFHVRERGVFGAIFGILISLGIYFAYDWGNLILKHAGLIWVFFVPAIILLVFWVIDLLRVRDTPGEAGLTNILLGDATDGETGPRLHPGRVFLMMLRNPIIMTIAGIEFCSGFLRQAIMQWFRIFAKQTDGALGLKSSLVYEHWGLLLCIAGITGGVLAGTISDHLFQSRRGPVAGFLYGLLLVGSVAMIFIYPTSFIGWLVVLLSMAVIGVHGMLSGTASMDFGGARNAGVAVGLIDGFVYLGTATMSFTYARVLPREQLDEAGRIVGPATDPGNWLAWPLAMVPLAAIGFLLSLRVWNAKPKPGAGGH; encoded by the coding sequence ATGCCGGCTTGGCTTTCGGAACTCGTCTGGATCGTCGTACTCCTGGTGGTTGTCGGGCTGGTCATGGCCCGGCTGCCGAAGATCGAACTCGGCCACAGCCCGGCATTCATGGCGCGCCGACGCTGGAACTGGCTGCCGCTCGGCCTGACCTACGCCTTCCTGTACATGGGGCGCTACAACCTGACGGTCGCCAAGTCGGCCTTCGAGAACCTGCCGGCCATCGGCGGCGGCTCGATGATGGGCAACAACGCCTTCGGCCTGATCTTCGGCGTCGGCACCGTGGTCTACGGGTTCTCGTTCATCCTCAATGGGCCGCTCACCGACCGCCTCGGTGGCCGTTTCTCCATCCTGGCCGGCGCGATGGGCGCGGCCGTGGCCAACATCGCCATGGGCCTTGTCACCTGGTCGTTGCTGAAGGATGGGCCCGGCTCGGCGTACTTCGCCGCGCACTTCATCCCCGTGTTCGCCGTGCTCTACGCGGTCAACATGTACTTCCAGAGCTTCGGCGCCGTGGCCATCGTCAAGGTCAACGCGGCCTGGTTCCACGTGCGCGAGCGCGGCGTCTTCGGCGCCATCTTCGGCATCCTCATCTCGCTGGGCATCTACTTCGCCTACGACTGGGGCAACCTCATCCTCAAGCATGCCGGCCTGATCTGGGTCTTCTTCGTGCCGGCAATCATCCTGCTCGTGTTCTGGGTGATCGACCTGCTGCGCGTGCGGGACACTCCGGGCGAAGCGGGATTGACGAACATCCTGCTCGGCGATGCGACCGACGGCGAAACCGGGCCGCGGCTGCACCCGGGCCGCGTCTTCCTGATGATGCTGCGCAACCCGATCATCATGACGATCGCCGGGATCGAGTTCTGCAGCGGCTTCCTGCGCCAGGCGATCATGCAGTGGTTCAGGATCTTCGCGAAGCAGACCGACGGCGCGCTCGGGCTCAAGTCGAGCCTCGTCTACGAGCACTGGGGACTGCTGCTGTGCATTGCCGGCATTACCGGCGGCGTCCTGGCAGGGACCATTTCCGATCACCTGTTCCAGTCGCGTCGCGGGCCGGTGGCGGGCTTCCTGTACGGCCTGCTGCTGGTCGGCTCGGTGGCGATGATCTTCATCTACCCGACATCGTTCATCGGCTGGCTGGTGGTCCTGCTGTCAATGGCGGTCATCGGCGTCCACGGCATGCTTTCCGGCACCGCGAGCATGGACTTCGGCGGCGCCCGGAACGCGGGAGTGGCGGTCGGGCTGATCGATGGTTTCGTGTACCTGGGTACGGCCACCATGTCGTTCACCTACGCGCGGGTCCTGCCGCGCGAGCAGCTCGACGAGGCCGGGCGCATCGTGGGACCGGCCACCGACCCGG